Below is a genomic region from Candidatus Binatus sp..
CAATAGCCGCATCGCCCATCTTGGGTCCCCAGATGCCGAACTCATTGCCTGCCCCGGTCTGTTTGGCCGCGTTTAACCGATTGATAATAGGGAACAGGAGTGGAACGCCACCGATATAAGAGATGTGAAAGTACTTCATTTCTTCTTGAAATTCACTCGCTAACTGTCGGCCGTCTTGAAGGTCTTTCCCAGGTGGCAGTGTCGCGGAAATTAGCACATGCTGGTCGATCGTTCGAATTGCGCGTCGCTCCCTGTCTGCGATCGATAGATCCTTCTTGTTGCGCCCGCTGAAGTGGCGGACTATCTTCGGGACGCACCTATGGCGGCATTTCCAGCTACCCTGACCCCAGAACAGCAAGCGCGACAGGAGATTGATCGCAATCTCATCGCATCCGGCTGGATCGTTCAGAATCGCGACGACGCTAACTTGTCCGCGGGTCGCGGCGTCGCGATTCGCGAGTTCAAGATGGCCGATGGCCACGGTTTTGCCGACTATCTCTTGTATGTCGACAAGCAGGCAGTCGCCGCGCTTGAAGCCAAGCCGGCTGGCTTCCCGCTGAGCGGCGTGAAGCCGCAGATCGACAAGTACTCGGAAGGATTGCCGCACAACCTGCCTGCGCCGATTCGGCCGCTGCCGTTCTTGTACATGAGCACCGGCGTCGCGACGAACTTCGTAAACCTGCTCGATCCCGAACCTCGCAGCCGTCGCGTTTTCAGCTTCCATCGACCCGAGACAATCGCTGAATGGATGCAGGCGCATAATCTGCCTGACTGGATCGGCGGATGGGGCGGAACGCCGCCCGCTCTCGATCCCAAGCGTGCCGTGCTTCCTTCATCATTGCGTGCCCGCCTGAGCGCGATGCCTCCGGTTGCGATCGCCGATCTGTGGGAAAACAAGCAGCGCGCGCTTGAGAACCTGGAAAAGTCGCTCCACGACGATCGTCCCCGCGCGCTCATCCAGATGGCGACTGGCAGCGGCAAGACGATGCTCGCAATCACGTCGATTTATCGCCTAATAAAATTTGGCGGCGCGCGCCGCATACTATTCCTGGTCGATCGATCGAATCTCGGCAACCAGGCGGAGAAGGAATTCGAGGGCTATCGCACTCCGGACGACCACCGAAAATTCACCGAGCTCTACAAAGTCCAGCATCTCAAGGGCAATACGATCGGCTCCTCGACCAAGGTCGTCATCACGACGATCCAGCGTCTCTACTCGATGCTGAAAGGCGAGCCCGACCTCGATCCCTCCATCGAGGAAGGCTCGCAGTTCGCTTTGGGAGGCCTTCCTCTAAGCGAGCCGGTTCCCGTCGCCTACAACAGCGCGATGCCGCCGGAGTTTTTCGATATTATTTTCATCGACGAATGCCATCGCAGCATCTACACCCTATGGCGACAGGCACTCGAATACTTCGACGCTCACCTGATTGGCCTCACCGCGACACCCGCCAAGCAGACTCTCGGCTTCTTCGAGCAGAATTTGGTCATGGAGTACGGCCATGAGCGGGCGGTGGAAGACAAGGTAAATGTCCCGTTCGATGTCTATCGAATCCGCACCGAGATAACCGAGAAAGGCTCGAAAATCGAAGCTGGCCCCGAAATCATGGTAGGCAAGCGCAATCGGCAAACCCGGCAGAAGCGATGGGAACAGCCGGACGAGGACATCGAGTACGGTGCCAAAGACCTTGATCGCGCGGTTGTTGCCGAAGATCAGATTCGATTGATCGTCCAGACCTTCAGGGACCGGCTGCCGGTCGACATATTTCCCGGCCGCATCAAAGTTCCGAAGACATTGATTTTTGCCAAGGATGACAGCCACGCCGAAGATATCGTCCGCATCTTCCGCCAGGAGTTCGCAAAGGGCGACGACTTCTGCATGAAAATCACTTACAAGACCACTGGCCGCGATCCGCATGACCTGATCCGGGATTTTCGCAACCTCTACAATCCGCGCATTGCGGTCACCGTGGATATGATCGCTACCGGCACCGATATCAAGCCGGTCGAAATCGTGATGTTCATGAGGACGGTCCGCAGCCGTCTTCTGTTCGAGCAAATGAAAGGACGCGGAGTTCGGGTGATCGACAAAACCGAACTGCAGGCAGTCACTCCCGACGCGATCGCGAAGACGCACTTCGTGATCGTCGATTGCGTCGGCGCTACCGAGGCCATGCTCTCCGACACTCAGCCGCTCGAACGCAAGAAGACGGTGCCGTTCAAGGCACTGCTGGAGCATGTCGCGCTCGGTGGCACCGACCCGGACTACTATTCGTCGCTCGCTAGCCGGCTGGCCCGGCTCAATCTGGAATGCGGTCCTAAGGAGAGCCAGCGTATCGAGGAAGCCTCGGGAGGCGTAACTCTCGGCCAGATCACAAAGGCGATTTTGACCGCTCTCGATCCCGACCAGCAGGCTGCCGAGGCGCGCAAGAAGTTTGATCTGCCCGCTAACGTAGAACCGACTGACGAGCAATTTGATGCGGTAGCGCCCGCGATGCTCACACGGGCGGCCGAGCCGCTTGCGACACGGCCCGTGCTCCGGCAGGTCCTTCAAGATGTGAAGCGGCAAGTCGAGCAGGTGATCGATGAAATCAGCCAGGATGAGTTGATCGAAGCCGGACATTCCCCTGAGGCGAAAGAAAAGGCGCGGGCTCTCGTGCAGGACTTCGAGAAATTCATCGCCGACAACAAGGACGAAATCACTGCGCTCCAGTTCTTCTACTCGCGGCCTTATAAAGAGAGGCTGAAGTTCGGAGACATCCGCATGCTTGCCGACGCGATCGAGTCGCCGCCGCGCTCGTGGACCTCCGAACGATTGTGGAAT
It encodes:
- a CDS encoding type I restriction-modification enzyme R subunit C-terminal domain-containing protein codes for the protein MADGHGFADYLLYVDKQAVAALEAKPAGFPLSGVKPQIDKYSEGLPHNLPAPIRPLPFLYMSTGVATNFVNLLDPEPRSRRVFSFHRPETIAEWMQAHNLPDWIGGWGGTPPALDPKRAVLPSSLRARLSAMPPVAIADLWENKQRALENLEKSLHDDRPRALIQMATGSGKTMLAITSIYRLIKFGGARRILFLVDRSNLGNQAEKEFEGYRTPDDHRKFTELYKVQHLKGNTIGSSTKVVITTIQRLYSMLKGEPDLDPSIEEGSQFALGGLPLSEPVPVAYNSAMPPEFFDIIFIDECHRSIYTLWRQALEYFDAHLIGLTATPAKQTLGFFEQNLVMEYGHERAVEDKVNVPFDVYRIRTEITEKGSKIEAGPEIMVGKRNRQTRQKRWEQPDEDIEYGAKDLDRAVVAEDQIRLIVQTFRDRLPVDIFPGRIKVPKTLIFAKDDSHAEDIVRIFRQEFAKGDDFCMKITYKTTGRDPHDLIRDFRNLYNPRIAVTVDMIATGTDIKPVEIVMFMRTVRSRLLFEQMKGRGVRVIDKTELQAVTPDAIAKTHFVIVDCVGATEAMLSDTQPLERKKTVPFKALLEHVALGGTDPDYYSSLASRLARLNLECGPKESQRIEEASGGVTLGQITKAILTALDPDQQAAEARKKFDLPANVEPTDEQFDAVAPAMLTRAAEPLATRPVLRQVLQDVKRQVEQVIDEISQDELIEAGHSPEAKEKARALVQDFEKFIADNKDEITALQFFYSRPYKERLKFGDIRMLADAIESPPRSWTSERLWNAYATLEKDKVSGASAARQLTDIVSLVRFALHQEDELVPFPDKVKARFSNWVAQQENSGRKFTAEQMRWLEMIRDHVATSVEITPDVFGYTPFAEQGGLGKAVQLFGKDLNPLLNELNEALAA